In Saccharicrinis fermentans DSM 9555 = JCM 21142, a genomic segment contains:
- a CDS encoding Dabb family protein → MIRHTVLFKLQDFDTEEAKLNKLNELKSALESLPAKIDVVKGLVVGLNVNPAEKFDLALVVDVDSLEALALYNTHPDHVAVGKLLRPVLESRSCVDYEI, encoded by the coding sequence ATGATAAGACACACTGTTTTATTTAAGTTGCAGGATTTTGATACTGAGGAAGCAAAATTGAATAAGTTGAACGAGCTTAAATCTGCTTTAGAGTCCTTACCTGCCAAAATTGATGTGGTGAAAGGTTTAGTAGTGGGTTTAAATGTAAATCCAGCAGAGAAGTTTGACCTGGCTTTGGTGGTTGATGTGGACTCTTTAGAGGCATTGGCTCTGTATAATACGCATCCTGATCATGTGGCCGTAGGTAAGTTATTGCGACCTGTTTTAGAGTCACGATCATGCGTCGACTACGAGATATAA
- the udk gene encoding uridine kinase → MLIIEIAGGTGSGKTTVVRRIIEQLPQGEVTVLPQDSYYRDNADIPLEERQKINFDHPDSLEFELLVEHLKRLKQGKTIELPTYSYLTCTRGEKTISIHPTQVVIIEGILILGHKELRELMDLRIFVDADANDRLSRVISRDIIERGRDVSQVLDRYKETVKPSHLQFIEPTKRYANLIVPQGGNNKVAINLLKQYIEQNLNS, encoded by the coding sequence ATGCTAATAATTGAAATTGCGGGAGGAACAGGCTCGGGAAAAACAACGGTAGTCAGAAGAATAATTGAACAACTACCACAAGGGGAAGTAACCGTACTTCCACAAGATTCCTATTATCGAGACAATGCGGATATACCATTGGAAGAACGCCAGAAAATAAACTTCGACCATCCAGATAGTCTGGAATTCGAATTACTGGTTGAACACCTCAAGCGTTTAAAACAAGGCAAAACCATTGAACTACCCACCTATTCATACTTAACATGTACCAGAGGTGAAAAAACCATCTCTATCCATCCAACCCAGGTGGTAATTATAGAAGGAATTTTAATACTCGGACACAAAGAACTGCGAGAACTCATGGATCTGAGAATTTTTGTAGATGCTGATGCTAATGACCGCCTTTCAAGAGTAATCTCCAGAGATATTATAGAACGTGGAAGAGACGTATCTCAAGTATTAGACAGATATAAAGAAACGGTGAAACCAAGCCATTTACAATTTATTGAACCCACCAAGCGCTATGCTAACCTAATCGTTCCGCAAGGAGGAAACAATAAGGTAGCCATCAACCTACTAAAACAATATATAGAACAAAATCTAAATAGCTAA
- the trhA gene encoding PAQR family membrane homeostasis protein TrhA has translation MTTTKAQYPLKTYPAREEKLNILSHALGVIFGIIAIYMMLIKVIPFNNTIYIFAFLIYGISIITLFGASTLFHSAKTPKIRYKLNILDHCAIFFLIAGTYTPYTLIVLSGKTGWILFSAIWCIALIGILLKLFFTGKYRILSTVIYVLMGWAAVFAFKPLYQNMHSNGFAWLIFGGIAYTLGAVLYAIKKIPYNHAIFHIFVLIAAISHFISIYYFILL, from the coding sequence ATGACTACTACCAAAGCACAATACCCGCTCAAAACATACCCTGCCAGAGAGGAAAAACTAAATATTCTTTCACATGCACTCGGAGTTATATTTGGTATTATTGCAATATATATGATGCTTATCAAGGTAATCCCATTTAACAACACTATATATATATTCGCATTTTTGATTTATGGTATAAGTATAATCACTCTATTCGGAGCCTCTACCCTCTTTCATAGCGCTAAAACGCCCAAAATTAGATACAAATTAAACATACTGGATCATTGTGCAATTTTCTTTTTAATAGCAGGCACATACACTCCCTATACTTTAATTGTATTGTCAGGAAAAACAGGTTGGATATTATTTTCAGCCATCTGGTGCATCGCTTTAATCGGTATTCTTTTAAAACTTTTCTTTACCGGTAAATACCGTATTTTATCAACCGTTATTTATGTACTCATGGGCTGGGCTGCTGTCTTTGCCTTCAAACCCCTGTACCAAAACATGCATAGTAACGGCTTTGCATGGCTTATTTTTGGAGGTATCGCTTATACTTTGGGCGCAGTTCTTTATGCCATTAAAAAAATCCCATACAACCATGCCATATTTCACATATTTGTGCTGATAGCTGCTATCAGCCACTTTATTTCTATTTACTATTTTATACTACTCTAA
- a CDS encoding class I SAM-dependent methyltransferase: protein MVNQDFKAQSYAAHEQHYKSSQKVFRRLENKESIDFWRHERMYNTLSPFIQDKKDRWLTVGDGVGTDANWLQDQSLAVVASDISDVILTKAHEKGYVKEFSKENAEHLSFDDCSFDYVFCKEAYHHFPRPYMALYEMIRVSSKAVILIEPEDIGIQMPLMIFIKNILDKISPTMINKVWKNRFSFEEVGNYVYKVSERELEKVAMGINLPCIAFKGINDYYSTSLDLSLSTSKQKILNKVKSKIKFKNLLCQLGIVPYQLKTCIIFKTTPTSQVKTSMKKQGYKFIELAKNPYLK, encoded by the coding sequence ATGGTAAACCAGGATTTCAAAGCACAGAGCTATGCAGCTCACGAACAACACTACAAGAGCAGCCAAAAAGTTTTCCGTCGTTTGGAGAATAAAGAAAGCATTGACTTTTGGCGACATGAGAGGATGTACAATACGCTTAGTCCTTTTATTCAGGATAAGAAGGACAGGTGGCTAACGGTTGGTGACGGTGTAGGTACAGATGCCAATTGGCTACAAGACCAATCACTTGCTGTGGTAGCCTCAGATATTTCTGATGTGATTCTAACAAAAGCCCACGAAAAAGGATATGTAAAAGAATTCAGCAAAGAAAATGCAGAACATTTAAGTTTCGATGACTGCTCTTTTGACTATGTATTTTGCAAGGAGGCATATCATCACTTTCCCCGCCCTTACATGGCTTTATACGAAATGATACGTGTTTCATCCAAGGCTGTGATACTTATTGAACCAGAAGATATAGGCATTCAGATGCCATTAATGATATTTATCAAAAACATACTAGACAAAATTTCACCTACCATGATCAACAAAGTATGGAAAAATCGGTTTTCATTTGAGGAGGTGGGTAATTATGTATATAAAGTATCAGAACGAGAACTTGAAAAAGTAGCTATGGGAATCAACCTTCCATGCATTGCCTTTAAAGGAATCAACGACTACTACAGTACTTCTTTAGATCTTTCTCTGTCCACCAGCAAGCAAAAAATTTTAAATAAAGTAAAGTCAAAAATAAAATTTAAGAATTTACTATGCCAACTAGGTATCGTACCCTATCAATTAAAGACCTGCATTATTTTTAAAACTACACCAACATCACAAGTAAAAACAAGCATGAAAAAACAAGGTTACAAATTCATTGAGTTGGCGAAAAATCCCTATTTAAAATAA
- a CDS encoding ArsR/SmtB family transcription factor produces the protein MKEYAKEMKIQDLDTAQLERAASMLKAIAHPMRIAILSHLEEGTRLTVTEIHKLLNIEQSTTSHHLGILKDKGVLVSQREGKNTYYSLKHESLQNIVNCVSKCTVNL, from the coding sequence ATGAAAGAATATGCTAAAGAAATGAAGATACAGGATTTGGATACGGCGCAGCTGGAGCGAGCCGCCAGTATGCTCAAGGCTATTGCGCATCCAATGCGGATTGCTATTTTGAGTCATTTAGAAGAAGGAACCCGACTCACGGTGACAGAGATACATAAACTACTGAATATTGAACAGTCTACCACCTCACACCATTTGGGGATATTGAAGGATAAAGGAGTGCTGGTGTCGCAGAGAGAAGGTAAAAATACCTACTATTCTTTAAAACATGAAAGCTTACAGAATATTGTTAACTGTGTAAGTAAATGTACGGTTAATTTATAG
- a CDS encoding TonB-dependent receptor: MTIKIRPLSKGLLYLFTALTVSIVSAQNHDISEITGRITDSKGKIIPLVNISLKGTPYGTVSDENGHFKLQVNKPGRYQLVMSCLGYQTKYLEADLNKAKRLTFNEFLFESNTTIDEIMITGKSEATILREKSYAIEVIESKQFKNLSTNGNDILGKLSGVNIRQSGGLGSNYTLSLNGLSNNQIRIFIDGIPMDYFGSSLSLNNFSANLIERIEVYKGVVPIHLSADALGGAINVVTLKKKESFLDASYSLGSFGTHVASVNSQYRDTSSGYTLQLMSFYNKADNNYKVPIYLVDFTTGKESEQATWVERFHDAYESKMFWLQTGFTQTRWADNLMFGLMYSDNYNEIQQPTHAVGQAKIPYGEVSTAEDKWIVNAQYENNNIWKHKLGLRSYFVGVFSDNINSDTSSYRYDWFANKTFFHENVGEIENRKTLLTLDVTNILGNTYLEYQLNEKHGLAANISLNYLNLKGSDQLKNQNNTQFKDPNTVIKNATGLSYTNRFFNDLLRSSLFIKWYNYKLESIETDYQGNESIPVNIDKDFVGYGFSGTLHRGKFQFKSSYEYATRFPELFELFGDGLNNVANPSLQPERSHNYNVGIIFSQKHPNGHSILSFNAFIRDASDFIRQEVTGIKARHINDASTLSKGIDISGVYHYKKALKITLNGTYVDIRNNSGNNKTNFHNARKPNEPYLFGNLQFTYQFEEVFSKADRFSMTASQYYVHSFPYRWEYLASKDKEEVPTQYSTDLDFVYSLKNGRYNISAGIINLLDQDRYDNFEQRRPGRTLSFKMRYFIHSFK; encoded by the coding sequence ATGACAATAAAAATCAGACCCCTCTCAAAGGGCTTATTATATCTATTCACAGCACTAACAGTCAGTATAGTAAGTGCACAAAACCATGATATTTCAGAAATAACCGGACGTATCACAGACAGCAAAGGTAAAATAATACCATTGGTAAACATTAGTTTAAAAGGCACACCATATGGCACGGTAAGCGATGAAAATGGGCATTTTAAATTACAGGTCAATAAACCAGGAAGATACCAATTGGTGATGAGTTGTCTGGGTTATCAAACCAAATACCTGGAAGCAGACTTGAATAAAGCGAAGCGACTGACATTTAATGAATTTCTCTTTGAGTCAAACACCACCATTGACGAAATCATGATAACAGGCAAATCGGAGGCTACGATCCTACGCGAAAAATCATATGCGATAGAGGTAATTGAGTCAAAGCAATTCAAAAACTTATCTACCAATGGTAATGACATACTTGGAAAATTATCAGGTGTTAATATCCGGCAGTCAGGCGGCTTAGGTTCTAACTATACACTTTCATTAAACGGTCTATCTAACAACCAAATTCGCATATTTATTGATGGAATACCCATGGACTACTTTGGCAGCTCTTTGAGTCTTAATAACTTCTCTGCCAATCTGATAGAACGTATAGAAGTTTACAAAGGAGTAGTTCCTATTCATCTATCTGCCGATGCGCTTGGAGGTGCCATCAACGTAGTGACATTGAAAAAGAAAGAATCTTTTTTGGATGCTTCCTATTCCCTAGGTTCTTTTGGAACCCACGTTGCTTCCGTAAATTCTCAATACAGAGATACTAGTTCTGGCTATACACTTCAATTGATGTCTTTTTATAACAAAGCAGACAATAACTATAAAGTCCCCATATATTTGGTTGACTTTACAACAGGGAAAGAAAGCGAACAAGCTACTTGGGTTGAACGCTTCCACGATGCCTACGAGTCAAAAATGTTTTGGTTGCAAACAGGCTTCACACAGACAAGATGGGCCGATAACCTAATGTTTGGTCTTATGTATTCAGATAACTACAATGAAATTCAACAACCCACACATGCGGTTGGACAAGCCAAAATACCCTATGGTGAAGTATCTACGGCCGAAGATAAATGGATTGTGAACGCTCAATACGAGAACAACAATATATGGAAACATAAACTTGGGTTACGATCCTATTTTGTAGGAGTGTTCTCAGATAATATCAATAGTGATACCAGCAGTTATCGCTACGATTGGTTCGCCAACAAAACATTCTTTCATGAAAACGTAGGTGAAATAGAAAACCGAAAAACACTGCTAACATTAGATGTCACCAATATTTTAGGCAATACCTATCTCGAATATCAGCTGAACGAAAAACATGGTTTAGCAGCAAATATAAGTCTTAACTACCTTAATCTAAAAGGATCAGACCAGCTCAAAAACCAAAACAACACCCAATTTAAAGATCCCAACACCGTAATAAAAAACGCAACAGGACTTTCATACACCAATCGATTTTTCAACGATTTATTACGAAGCTCTTTATTCATTAAATGGTACAACTACAAGCTAGAATCTATAGAAACCGATTATCAAGGTAATGAATCCATTCCGGTTAATATTGATAAAGACTTTGTAGGATATGGATTTTCGGGAACCTTACATCGGGGCAAATTTCAATTTAAGAGCTCCTATGAATATGCAACTCGCTTCCCTGAACTATTTGAACTTTTTGGCGATGGATTAAACAATGTGGCCAACCCATCTCTTCAACCAGAGAGAAGTCACAACTACAATGTAGGCATTATTTTCAGCCAAAAACACCCTAATGGTCATTCTATTCTATCCTTCAATGCCTTTATTCGCGATGCCAGTGATTTTATTAGACAAGAAGTTACCGGTATTAAAGCCAGACATATCAACGATGCCAGTACCCTCTCCAAAGGAATCGACATATCTGGTGTTTATCATTATAAAAAAGCACTTAAGATAACACTAAATGGCACCTATGTAGATATACGCAATAATTCAGGCAATAATAAAACAAACTTCCACAATGCACGAAAACCTAATGAACCATATCTATTTGGCAATCTTCAGTTTACTTATCAGTTCGAAGAAGTGTTCAGTAAAGCAGATCGCTTTTCGATGACAGCCAGCCAATACTATGTACATAGTTTTCCCTATCGCTGGGAATATCTAGCCAGTAAAGATAAAGAAGAAGTGCCTACGCAATACTCCACCGACCTTGACTTCGTATACAGTTTAAAAAACGGAAGGTACAACATTTCTGCAGGCATCATCAACCTCTTAGATCAGGACAGATACGACAATTTTGAGCAACGTCGACCCGGAAGAACACTCAGTTTTAAGATGAGATATTTTATACATTCATTTAAATAA
- a CDS encoding 3'-5' exonuclease, translated as MLDRLQPENILFIDIETVPQHPVYNEVEENIQKLWDKKAAFFLKDDQTPADVYQRAGIYAEFGKIVCISAGVIHYVKGEMHFKVKSFANDDEKKLLMEFADMLDHFMSKSPDRNLCGHNAKEFDFPYIARRMLINGIKLPQALNIAGKKPWEIKFIDTLDLWKFGDYKHYTSLNLLTTIFGIPSPKDDIDGSQVADVYYRENDLDRIAIYCEKDVLATAQLLLRFMGKPLIEQDYFERVI; from the coding sequence ATGTTAGATAGATTACAACCCGAAAATATTCTTTTCATCGATATCGAAACAGTTCCTCAACATCCGGTTTACAATGAAGTGGAGGAAAACATACAAAAACTTTGGGACAAAAAAGCGGCTTTCTTTTTAAAAGATGACCAAACACCTGCTGATGTATATCAGAGAGCCGGTATATATGCAGAGTTCGGAAAAATAGTGTGCATCTCGGCTGGCGTAATCCATTATGTGAAAGGCGAAATGCACTTTAAAGTGAAGAGCTTTGCCAATGATGATGAAAAAAAATTACTGATGGAATTTGCTGATATGCTGGATCATTTCATGAGTAAAAGTCCCGACCGAAATCTATGTGGCCATAACGCCAAAGAATTTGACTTTCCCTATATTGCCCGAAGAATGCTTATCAACGGAATCAAACTACCCCAGGCTTTAAATATAGCCGGCAAAAAACCGTGGGAAATAAAATTTATTGATACACTCGACTTATGGAAATTTGGTGACTATAAACATTATACCTCCCTTAACTTACTAACTACTATCTTTGGAATCCCTTCCCCCAAGGATGATATCGACGGAAGCCAAGTGGCCGATGTTTACTACCGGGAAAATGACCTGGACCGAATAGCTATATATTGCGAAAAAGATGTATTGGCTACCGCCCAGCTTTTACTACGTTTTATGGGTAAACCACTGATAGAACAAGACTATTTTGAACGCGTAATATAA
- a CDS encoding patatin-like phospholipase family protein: MNNKTALVLEGGGFRGLYTAGILHRFSENNLEFPFIIAVSMGASNATNYLAKQTQRNLDVPYTFVNDKRYMSYARLLTGGALFGIDFIFVDIPKKLIPFDFKTFTESKQKLIYVTTDCCLGKPYYVLNTSMNESFKALEASTSLPFVSKMVPLHNRLLLDGGITDPIPVEKAMEEGYEKLVVILTQPKEFRKKAIKAKRLTHMIYKKYPQLAEAILKRHIKYNKQLDLVEQLEAEGKAFVFRPNFTLPVSRTEQKKEKLKETFDIGCRQGDVLMNKLLSFLD; the protein is encoded by the coding sequence ATGAATAATAAAACAGCCTTAGTATTAGAGGGGGGAGGATTTCGTGGTTTGTATACCGCAGGAATTCTTCACCGTTTCTCTGAAAATAATTTAGAATTTCCTTTTATCATTGCCGTTTCGATGGGAGCCAGTAATGCTACTAATTATCTGGCCAAACAAACCCAAAGAAACCTTGATGTTCCTTATACTTTTGTGAATGATAAGCGGTATATGAGTTATGCACGCTTATTAACTGGAGGTGCTTTGTTTGGGATAGATTTTATTTTTGTGGATATACCAAAGAAATTGATTCCATTCGATTTTAAGACTTTTACGGAGTCTAAGCAAAAGCTTATTTATGTAACGACTGATTGTTGTCTGGGAAAACCTTATTATGTGCTTAATACCAGTATGAATGAATCATTTAAAGCATTGGAAGCTTCTACAAGTTTACCTTTTGTTTCTAAGATGGTTCCTTTACACAATCGTTTGTTGTTGGATGGAGGAATTACAGATCCTATTCCGGTGGAAAAAGCAATGGAGGAAGGCTATGAAAAATTGGTGGTAATCTTAACTCAGCCAAAGGAATTTCGCAAAAAGGCCATTAAAGCTAAACGGCTTACACATATGATATATAAGAAGTATCCGCAATTAGCGGAGGCTATACTCAAACGTCACATAAAGTATAATAAGCAATTAGATCTTGTGGAACAGCTGGAAGCCGAGGGTAAGGCTTTTGTGTTTAGACCCAATTTTACTCTTCCAGTGAGTAGAACAGAACAGAAAAAGGAAAAGTTGAAAGAAACTTTTGATATTGGATGCAGGCAAGGGGATGTTTTGATGAATAAATTGTTGTCTTTTTTAGATTGA
- a CDS encoding DUF302 domain-containing protein, producing MKIILGFIFYMMFALTINAQDSYYFNKMVELSFEEATTKAKASLKTQGFGIVAESNMDKMLKEKIGVDLMPYRVLGACNPKIAYRAIQVEDNIAIFLPCKVIIKYVAENKTEVVMVNPVVAMKAIDNTKAHKLLMEVSVLMKKALDDI from the coding sequence ATGAAAATTATTTTAGGGTTTATTTTCTATATGATGTTCGCGCTTACAATAAATGCGCAGGATTCATATTATTTTAATAAAATGGTGGAGCTGTCGTTTGAGGAAGCCACTACAAAAGCAAAAGCGTCGTTAAAAACACAAGGTTTTGGCATTGTTGCGGAGTCTAATATGGATAAGATGCTTAAGGAAAAAATAGGTGTTGATTTAATGCCTTATCGGGTATTGGGAGCCTGTAATCCAAAAATTGCTTATCGGGCCATACAAGTGGAAGATAATATAGCTATTTTTTTACCTTGTAAAGTGATTATCAAGTATGTTGCTGAAAATAAAACTGAAGTGGTGATGGTGAATCCGGTAGTGGCTATGAAAGCTATTGATAATACCAAAGCTCATAAATTACTGATGGAGGTTTCTGTATTAATGAAAAAGGCATTGGATGATATATAG
- a CDS encoding sulfite exporter TauE/SafE family protein: MIESVINPLNTDWTTWVITAFCALVAGMSKSGLKGFAMINIPLLANLYGGMASVGILLPFLIFGDIFALVYYRRSAEWKYIKILFPWALAGVLIATFFGRYINDEQFRISIGIAIIICLALIVYKDIYGGKQVLSDKKWFSSSLGLSGGFATMIGNAAGPIFNLYLMSMRLPKNVFIGTGAIFYLILNLLKFPIQMFYWDSISLKSLQLNFVLLPVLLTGAFIGKRIVKYIPEKAYRYFVIGVISVSAIMLFF; this comes from the coding sequence ATGATTGAATCTGTTATAAACCCTTTAAATACCGATTGGACTACTTGGGTAATAACTGCCTTCTGTGCATTGGTTGCAGGTATGAGTAAGAGTGGATTGAAGGGCTTTGCCATGATTAACATTCCTCTTTTAGCCAATTTGTACGGGGGCATGGCTTCGGTAGGTATTCTTTTACCATTTCTTATTTTTGGAGATATTTTTGCATTGGTTTATTATCGAAGAAGTGCAGAATGGAAATATATAAAAATACTTTTTCCTTGGGCATTAGCCGGAGTGTTGATAGCGACTTTTTTTGGGCGATATATCAATGATGAGCAATTTAGAATCAGTATTGGAATTGCCATAATAATATGTTTGGCACTCATTGTTTATAAGGATATATATGGGGGCAAACAAGTATTATCTGATAAAAAATGGTTTTCTTCTTCCTTAGGTCTTTCTGGTGGTTTTGCTACGATGATAGGAAATGCAGCTGGTCCTATATTTAATCTTTACTTGATGAGCATGCGGTTACCTAAAAATGTGTTTATCGGTACTGGTGCTATCTTTTATTTGATACTCAATTTGTTAAAGTTTCCCATCCAAATGTTTTATTGGGACTCCATATCTCTTAAGTCATTGCAGCTAAATTTTGTATTACTTCCTGTTCTTTTGACCGGTGCATTTATTGGTAAGCGTATAGTTAAATATATACCAGAAAAAGCCTATCGTTATTTTGTGATAGGCGTGATATCTGTTTCGGCTATTATGTTGTTTTTCTAA
- a CDS encoding outer membrane beta-barrel protein yields the protein MNRITLTIVLLLSVLTSLSQSKVTIVGMVIDKQQRLPLPGAAVVLTMANDTSFLNGTISGADGTFSLDVENQKYFMTVSFLGYNELRDTITVHNRGIDMGMIELSEQKSLLKEVKVLGRMTTTLQKGDTTSYNPDAFKVNMDATTNDLLLKMPGFYSVDGKLMAMGDTIREVLVDGKDFFEDDLASALELIPPKIIRNIEVYPYQSKEAKHGGFEENEDGKTINIVTNLDSKAFVKSELALGLGKEDRYSAKGYYSRFMQSNRINAYADRNNVQVPLRINRGNSQLSISGNDSENNSLGANFGLSGKMVLNANYALRDTKSDMYSSSNREYVAGALLGQTSQQDNNSNKESNSQQFGLRIGSKKNKKNDYDIHLKFGKSSSNNESALASDTRMLEEIINTSSNYQLSDNDMVNVNSELRYTRKLNDKGSSVSLQFEYAYRNNEGNRKQVSETRNEDGDISQLIDQLSDIQSSQTDIKAGISFSEKLGEYGRLSLGYKYRNYAQQSEKKTLDYDADHEDYSSLDSLTSNTFDNFSDVHYVKMGYRFDKGKLKTYAGIKFKNTQMKSEEVFPDLQKFKESFVSVEPNTKLSYTTKSKRNYVFNYGFKQRIPSLGSLQDIVNNTNPLSISTGNPNLKLSSSHKFTFSMSQPDMKKSSFFTLQLKGDITNHMVAQDRVVAQNDTLILGAYFLPAGGQFMRPVNLNGKYYLGINGVYSMPLKKLKSKLNTRSELSFNRTPYILNGLKNKADRIRVSQNFTVASNINEKIDFTFHSQSSYSMIDNKLNTGNQLGTFSQRTGINLYYNFYKKFIFKSNTSQYFTGGYGSLKRSNRWFVNLGLSKKLFADNQGEISFSLYDLANNQSDQSRQVSDLYISESFRPTINRFYMLSFSYSL from the coding sequence ATGAACAGAATTACATTAACTATTGTATTGTTATTGAGTGTGTTAACCTCGTTGTCGCAAAGCAAAGTAACAATTGTGGGGATGGTCATTGATAAGCAACAGCGACTTCCTTTACCCGGGGCTGCTGTTGTGCTAACAATGGCCAACGATACTTCTTTTTTGAATGGAACTATCTCTGGTGCAGATGGCACATTTTCTCTTGATGTGGAAAATCAAAAATATTTCATGACTGTTTCTTTTTTGGGATATAATGAGCTAAGAGATACCATCACCGTTCATAATAGAGGTATTGATATGGGTATGATTGAGTTAAGTGAGCAAAAATCTTTACTCAAGGAGGTAAAGGTGTTGGGAAGGATGACTACAACGCTTCAGAAGGGTGATACAACCTCTTATAATCCGGATGCTTTTAAGGTGAATATGGATGCTACTACCAATGATTTGTTGTTAAAGATGCCTGGTTTTTACTCAGTAGATGGTAAACTGATGGCTATGGGGGATACCATCAGGGAAGTGTTGGTTGATGGTAAGGATTTTTTTGAAGATGATTTAGCGAGTGCGTTGGAATTAATACCTCCTAAAATTATTCGTAATATTGAGGTGTACCCCTATCAAAGTAAGGAGGCTAAACATGGTGGTTTTGAGGAAAATGAAGATGGAAAAACAATAAATATAGTGACCAATCTTGATTCCAAGGCCTTTGTGAAAAGTGAGCTTGCTCTAGGATTGGGTAAGGAGGATAGGTATTCTGCCAAGGGGTATTATAGTAGGTTTATGCAAAGTAACCGAATAAATGCTTATGCCGATCGGAATAATGTGCAGGTACCATTGCGTATTAACAGGGGAAATTCTCAACTTTCTATATCAGGTAATGACTCGGAAAATAATAGTTTGGGTGCTAATTTTGGTCTAAGCGGTAAAATGGTTTTGAATGCCAATTATGCTTTACGTGATACAAAATCAGATATGTATAGTAGTAGTAATCGTGAATATGTGGCTGGAGCTCTACTAGGTCAAACATCTCAACAGGATAATAATTCTAATAAAGAATCCAATAGTCAACAGTTTGGATTAAGGATAGGAAGTAAGAAAAATAAAAAAAATGACTATGATATTCATTTGAAGTTTGGTAAGAGCTCATCTAATAATGAAAGTGCATTAGCGTCAGATACGCGAATGTTGGAGGAGATAATTAACACCAGCTCTAATTACCAGTTGTCGGATAATGATATGGTTAACGTTAATAGTGAGTTGCGTTATACACGTAAACTTAATGATAAAGGTAGTTCTGTATCGTTGCAGTTTGAATATGCTTACCGAAATAATGAAGGAAATAGAAAACAGGTTTCAGAAACACGTAATGAGGACGGGGATATTAGTCAGCTCATTGATCAACTATCTGACATACAAAGTAGCCAAACAGATATAAAAGCAGGTATTTCGTTTAGTGAAAAATTAGGTGAATATGGAAGGTTATCTCTAGGCTATAAATACCGTAATTATGCGCAACAATCAGAGAAGAAAACGTTGGATTACGATGCGGATCATGAAGATTATTCATCATTGGATTCATTGACTTCTAATACCTTCGATAATTTTTCGGATGTGCATTATGTAAAGATGGGTTATAGGTTTGATAAAGGGAAGTTGAAAACATATGCAGGTATTAAATTTAAAAACACTCAGATGAAGAGCGAAGAGGTATTCCCTGATTTACAAAAATTTAAAGAGTCGTTCGTTTCTGTGGAACCCAATACAAAGTTATCCTACACCACAAAGTCTAAACGTAATTATGTATTCAATTATGGTTTTAAACAGCGCATTCCATCCTTGGGTAGTTTACAAGATATTGTAAATAATACTAACCCATTGAGTATTTCAACGGGTAATCCAAACCTGAAGTTATCTTCCAGTCATAAGTTTACATTTTCAATGTCGCAGCCTGATATGAAAAAGTCATCGTTTTTTACCTTGCAGCTTAAGGGGGATATAACCAATCATATGGTAGCCCAGGACAGGGTGGTGGCTCAGAATGATACGCTGATTTTAGGGGCTTATTTTTTGCCGGCAGGAGGACAGTTTATGCGACCAGTTAACTTGAATGGGAAATACTATTTGGGAATAAATGGTGTTTACAGTATGCCTCTTAAAAAGCTAAAATCTAAACTTAATACCAGATCAGAGTTATCTTTTAACCGTACGCCCTATATTTTAAATGGCTTAAAAAATAAAGCCGATAGAATACGAGTATCGCAAAATTTTACTGTAGCATCTAATATCAATGAAAAAATTGATTTTACCTTTCATTCGCAAAGTAGTTATTCAATGATTGATAATAAGCTTAATACAGGTAATCAATTGGGTACTTTTTCGCAGCGTACTGGCATTAATCTATATTATAATTTTTATAAAAAATTCATCTTTAAGTCTAATACGAGTCAATATTTTACCGGCGGGTATGGTAGTTTAAAGCGTTCCAACAGGTGGTTTGTTAACTTAGGGCTCAGTAAAAAATTATTTGCTGATAATCAGGGCGAAATTAGTTTTTCATTGTATGATTTAGCAAATAATCAAAGTGATCAGAGCCGCCAGGTAAGTGACCTTTATATCTCAGAATCTTTTCGTCCTACCATAAATAGATTTTATATGTTGAGTTTTTCCTATAGTCTATAA